Proteins encoded together in one uncultured Sphaerochaeta sp. window:
- a CDS encoding ribonuclease Z, whose translation MNFEVFVLGTSGMMPLPNRFLTSAMVRRDGELFLFDCGEGTQVSLKMLNLKWKKIHSIFISHMHADHVTGLPGILMLSSQVDRDEPLTLYGPPKLKEYVDANRRILDMYINYEIIVKTVEPGVILETDDFIVRAFRLNHTKPCLGYVMQEKDRPGEFHPEKAQELGIPVGPLWGKLQRGETVTLSDGRVISSTDVMGAKRGGRKFSYVTDSLYLPSIAKEVAHSDLLLCEGMFTSDMEETAYEKKHMTAGQAAQIAKDAEVAKLGLLHYSPRYGDRELRFLLKDARLIFPDTILTKDRMSFEIPLKD comes from the coding sequence ATGAATTTTGAAGTGTTTGTACTCGGGACCAGCGGCATGATGCCCCTTCCCAATAGGTTTCTTACCAGTGCCATGGTTCGTCGTGACGGCGAACTCTTTCTCTTCGATTGTGGGGAAGGTACGCAGGTCTCCCTGAAAATGCTGAATCTGAAGTGGAAAAAGATCCATTCCATTTTTATAAGTCATATGCATGCAGACCACGTGACCGGACTCCCGGGGATACTTATGCTTTCCAGTCAGGTTGACCGTGATGAGCCGCTTACGCTCTATGGTCCACCAAAACTCAAGGAATATGTGGATGCCAATCGAAGAATCCTTGATATGTATATCAATTATGAGATTATTGTAAAGACGGTTGAACCAGGAGTTATCCTGGAGACTGATGACTTTATCGTACGCGCTTTCAGGCTCAATCATACCAAACCCTGTTTGGGATATGTCATGCAGGAAAAAGACCGACCAGGGGAGTTCCATCCAGAAAAGGCACAGGAACTGGGAATACCGGTAGGACCACTCTGGGGGAAATTGCAAAGAGGAGAGACGGTTACCCTGAGTGATGGTAGGGTAATCTCCAGCACAGACGTGATGGGAGCGAAGCGTGGCGGTAGAAAATTCAGTTATGTCACTGACTCTCTGTATCTTCCGTCCATTGCCAAGGAAGTAGCGCATAGTGATCTTCTGCTTTGTGAGGGGATGTTTACGTCCGATATGGAAGAGACAGCATATGAGAAAAAGCACATGACTGCCGGTCAAGCTGCCCAGATTGCAAAAGATGCGGAAGTGGCCAAGCTTGGCCTTCTTCATTACAGTCCACGATATGGGGACAGAGAACTACGCTTCTTGCTTAAGGATGCCAGATTAATTTTCCCTGATACGATACTGACCAAGGATAGGATGAGTTTTGAGATTCCTTTAAAGGATTAG